Genomic DNA from Pyruvatibacter sp.:
ACAGCCGCGTGCTGCCAAGCCCGCAGCCCATGCTGGCGGTCAAATCGCTGGGTGACAACTCGGTAAATGTCATTTGCCGGGTCTGGGTCAAGGCGCCTGACTACTGGCCGTTCACCTTCGACAAAACCCGCGAAATCAAAGAGGGCTATGACGCCGCGGGCCTCAACATTCCCTTTCCCACACGAACAGTTTATCAAGTGGCCGATACCTCAGCCGACTAGACTGAAACCACGACCCCACAACACGGACAGTTATGGAAAACCGAGAAGCCAAGTTCCGCATCGGCCAGGTGGTAAAGCACCGGCTTTTCCCGTTCAGGGGCGTCATTTTTGACGTCGATCCGGTGTTCAATAACACCGAAGAATGGTGGCTGGCCATTCCCGAGCACTTGCGTCCGCGCAAGGACCAGCCGTTCTATCACCTGCTTGCGGAAAACGATCAGACTGAATACGAGGCCTATGTGTCCGAGCAGAACCTGCTGATTGACGACAGCGGAAAGCCTGTCCGTCATCCCCAGGTGAACGAAATGTTCGGCGATCTGCATGACGGCATCTACGCCATTCGTCCGGGATCAGCGCATTAGCGTTGGCGGTTGGCCATGTTGACTGCGGGTATGTAGCAGGTAACTTCTCAGTCTTCTGCCGCTTGCGGGTCTGGCCCTACAATCAGCGTTGGCACACCGCAGCTTTTGTCGCGAACGGTTGCAACCAGCGTTCCCGGTTTGCGGCCCTTGCGGACCTCCGACACATTTACCCCGGCATCTGCCAGCCTTGCTTGCGCCGCCGCCACATCTGCCGCGCGAAATGCCATGCCCCAATACTGTGATGGCGCATCAGCAGGCATCGGCGGCGTCTTGTCGTCGCCATAGCGCTGGATGACTTCGAGCGTGATGCCGCCAAGCCGGAAAAACATCATCCGCGCACCCCACTGCGGTGCGTCACGGTCGAGCGCCAGACGAATGCCCATCGTATGCCCCAGCAGCGACACGGCCTTGTCACCGTCGGGCGTATTGATCACAACATGGTCCACCGCGTGAAACGTTGCAGCCTCGTCGCCAACCGCCCGCGCATGTGGTCGCGTCGCTGCATCCGACACATGCTCAATGGCAAACATGAACAGCCCCAGCACATTGGCCGACGGCACAAAAACGTTACGCCATTCACGCACCGTGCCGTCGGGGCTTGTACCCGCACCGGGCTGTGGATCGGTTGCCGCCAGACCCGCCTTCTGCCAATCAGCAGCAAGGCCAGCGGCATCATCCGTACCAAGAGCAATACCAAACAGCCCGTCGCCCTTGTCGTCCAGGTGTGCCCGCAGCTGCGTGGCGAATGACCCCTCACCCGCCGGTGAAATCAGCTCGATATAGGTGTTCTCAAGCTGAAAAATGGCATTGACGGTACCATAGTCCGGGTGCCCGCCCCGCAACGATACAGTGCGCCCGGTCAGCGTCTCGTAGTCGGCAGTTGCCGCATCAAGATCGCGGACCGCTATAAGCACATGGTCGATGCGTTGCAGAGGCATGGGCGGAGCTTCCTTGAACCAGACGGCCTAGTAGTATTTGGCCAGCGCATCCTTGGAGAACGCGTTGAGGTCATCAAATCGCCCCTGATGGATCTTTGTTGCCCATTCATGGTCACTGATAAGCGCCCGCCCGACCGCGATGAGGTCAAACTCGTCCGCTGCCATGCGCTCCAGCAGATCATCCATGTGACCTGCATCATTGGACGCTTCAACGCCTGCAAACGACGCAATGAACTCCTGATCAAGGCTGACGCTGCCAACGGAAATTGTCGGCTTGCCCATCAGCTTTCTGGTCCAGCCTGCAAGGTTCATGTTTGAGCCGTCAAACTCAGGTTCCCAGAACCGCCGCGTTGAGCAGTGAAAAATGTCAACGCCCGCATCGCTCAGCGGAGCAAGAAACGCCTCAAGCTCTGCCGGTGTTGGTGCCAGACACGCGTCATAGTCCTGCTGTTTCCACTGCGAGAACCGCAGGATGATCGGAAAATCCGGGCTGGTGGCTGCTCGACATGCCTTGATAATTTCCTGCGCAAACCGCGTGCGCTCCGGCAATGCGCCGCCGAAAGCATCCGTCCGCTCGTTGGTGCCGTCCCAGAAAAACTGGTCGATGATATAGCCGTGCGCACCATGGATCTCGATGCCGTCAAAACCAAGTCGCTGCGCGTCAGCCGCGCCCTTGGCGAACGCACCAATCACATGCTCGACGTCCGCCTGCGTCATCGGCTCGGCAACCTTCTTGCCGGGCTTGAACAGGCCGGAGGGGCCTGCACTCTGCGGCTCCGGGTGTGGCCCCGTACCCTGCTTGCGCATGGTCCCCACATGCCAAAGCTGCGGCATGATCTTGCCGCCCACCGAATGCACTTCCTTCACAACGTTAGCCCACCCCGCCAGCGACGCTTCGCCGTGGAAGGCGGGTACGTTGGGGTCATTGCTGGCTACGTCATGGTCAATGGTGGTGCCTTCGGTGATGATGAGGCCCACCTCGGCCTCGGCGCGACGGCGGTAATAGTCCGCCACATCCTGTCCCGGCACCTGGTTGGGTGAGTGGCTGCGCGTCATCGGCGCCATCACAATGCGGTTCGGCAGGTTTAGTTTT
This window encodes:
- a CDS encoding VOC family protein, which translates into the protein MPLQRIDHVLIAVRDLDAATADYETLTGRTVSLRGGHPDYGTVNAIFQLENTYIELISPAGEGSFATQLRAHLDDKGDGLFGIALGTDDAAGLAADWQKAGLAATDPQPGAGTSPDGTVREWRNVFVPSANVLGLFMFAIEHVSDAATRPHARAVGDEAATFHAVDHVVINTPDGDKAVSLLGHTMGIRLALDRDAPQWGARMMFFRLGGITLEVIQRYGDDKTPPMPADAPSQYWGMAFRAADVAAAQARLADAGVNVSEVRKGRKPGTLVATVRDKSCGVPTLIVGPDPQAAED
- the hspQ gene encoding heat shock protein HspQ, with the translated sequence MENREAKFRIGQVVKHRLFPFRGVIFDVDPVFNNTEEWWLAIPEHLRPRKDQPFYHLLAENDQTEYEAYVSEQNLLIDDSGKPVRHPQVNEMFGDLHDGIYAIRPGSAH
- a CDS encoding NADH:flavin oxidoreductase, with amino-acid sequence MSSIDTLFRPFSLGKLNLPNRIVMAPMTRSHSPNQVPGQDVADYYRRRAEAEVGLIITEGTTIDHDVASNDPNVPAFHGEASLAGWANVVKEVHSVGGKIMPQLWHVGTMRKQGTGPHPEPQSAGPSGLFKPGKKVAEPMTQADVEHVIGAFAKGAADAQRLGFDGIEIHGAHGYIIDQFFWDGTNERTDAFGGALPERTRFAQEIIKACRAATSPDFPIILRFSQWKQQDYDACLAPTPAELEAFLAPLSDAGVDIFHCSTRRFWEPEFDGSNMNLAGWTRKLMGKPTISVGSVSLDQEFIASFAGVEASNDAGHMDDLLERMAADEFDLIAVGRALISDHEWATKIHQGRFDDLNAFSKDALAKYY